Genomic window (Oncorhynchus mykiss isolate Arlee chromosome 28, USDA_OmykA_1.1, whole genome shotgun sequence):
ttggtacccttccccagatttatGCTTCAatacaatcctgtttcggagctctacggacaattccttcgacctcatggctttgtttttgctctgacatgcactgtcaactgtggaaccttatatagacaggtgtgtgcctttccaaatcatgtccaaatcaattgaatttaccacaggtggactacaatcaagttgtaaaaacatcaaggatgatcaatggaatcaggatgcatctgagctcaatttcgagtctaatagcaaacggtctgaatacttatgtaaataaagtatttttgtttatttttaaatttgcaaacatttctaaaaaccttttttgtgtgtagagcaggtgtccacatacttttggccatgtgtATATGGATGctttataaagccaggcacatttaacagttaggcttTTGATTATAGAGCTAATTAAAGTTGGGGTTCTCACTCTCTtcacttttcttagacaattaaggcaagggctgttttctcCTCAACTTCACTGCAGCCTCCGccacattgttctcaacaccaatatgctgggtaactttgctattatgcacatagcaacatggtctaggaaaaggtGTCAATTTAACAGCGTGTTTGTTTCAGAAATGCGGCCAGGGACCGCTATCCAACGCGGAAGTGCATTTattaaaaaattatatatttttattaatgTTGCGCCATTGTTCTTatgtaatataaccatatacaatttcagtagtGCACGTCTTAGCGTGATGGACTTTGCCATCCccacggcctccacaatggattagtccactcagacaggtgtcttgtacacTGATTTTTTTCAGTCGAAGCAGTAGCAAACTCGGTCGACCAAGAGCTTATCGACAAAACAATCGGAAATGGGGTCAGCCCGACAGTGAGTTGACTTGATTGAAGACTGAGCTTCTTTTTGACTTCCCGGTGTAGTTTTTCTGGGCATTGCTAACCAGCAAACGGTTAGTAGTAAACGACACCAGATGGAAGTCGAAAATTCTCTTTAATCCTTcgcaatttacagtagtgagtgcattcaTATGTGTCAAAGTGATTAGAGTTGTTTTCATGCACTCACTATATtataagttgctttggataaactGCAGATTTTATTACATGATTTatgttaataaataaatacaagtcTTGTTGTTGTTCTGAGACTTGCTGAATTGGCTGGTTTGCATGTTGATAGTCTATGGGCGGTCAGCACTGTAAACGATACCTGGGCTGCGTTCCAGAGCTTGTCGTGAGTCTGGGCTTTCTCCAGCTGCTCGCGGGTATAGACGTATGGCCTGGGGTCTTTGGCGTGATCTTTCAACGTTTTCTGGGCCCAGTCATTTGCACCTAGATCATATACAAGGATCATTAATGTTAACTTCGCAAAACAGAACGGAAACATCCCTTCCCCTTTAAAATGTCACAATGGTCTTTAAATTGTTGCAATGTCCAAAACCCTGCACATAATCTACCATGTAGAtactaatcaaatgttatttgaaaTCACAATGACAATGATGTGTCgcacttgctgctggtgattctctgatccacctctacgcagacgataccattctatatacatctggcccttctttggacactgtgctaacaaacctccaaacgagcttcaacgccatacaacaccccttcagtggcctccaactgcttttaaatgctagtaaaactgctcttcaaccgattgttgcccgcaccctcccgcccgactagcatcacgactctggacggttctgacttagaatatgtggacaactacaaatacctaggtgtctggttagactgtaaactctccttccagactcacataaaacatctccaatccaaagttaaatctagaattggctttctatttcgcaacaaagcatccttcactcatgctgccaaacataccctcgtaaaactgaccatcctaccgatccttgactttggcaatgtcatttacaaaattgcctCCTACACTCTACTCAgccaattggatgcagtctatcacagttttatcaccaaagccccatgtactacccaccactgcgacctgtatgctctcgttggctggccttcactacatattcattgccaaacccactggctccaggacagctataagtctttgctaggtaaagccccgccttatctcagcttactgggtcaccatagcaacacccacccgtagcatgcgctccagcaggtatattgcactggtcatccccaaagccaacacctcctttggctgcctttccttccagttctctcctgccaatgactggaacgaattgcaaacatctctgaagctggagtcttatagctccctaactttaagcatcagctgtcagagcagcttaccgattgctgcagctgtacacagcccatctgtaaatagcacacccgactacctcatccccatattattacttacgcTCTTGCTCCTTTGCTCCTCAGtagctctacttgcacatcatcatctgcacatctatcactccagtattaatgttAAATTGTAATTAATTTTTGCCTCTAGAGCCTATTTATTGTCTACCttcctacatttgcacacactgtacatagatttttctatttttcttttgcGTTGACTGTAAGACACTGTAAGAGACTGTAAGTTCAAGTAAgacactcaacatcaactgttctgaggagactgcgtgaatcaggccttcatggtcaaattgctgcaaagaaaccactactaaaaggacaccaataagaaaaggAAGAGACtcacttgggccaagaaacacaagcaatggacattagaccggtggaaatctgtcctttggtttgacaagtccaaattttagatttttggttccaaccgccatgtcgttgtgagacacagagtaggtgaaaggatgatctccgcatgtgtagttcccaccgtgaagcatggaagaggtggtgtgatggtgctttgctggtgacactgtctgggatttatttggAAGTTACACTTAACCTgcatggctaccaaagcattctgtagcgatacgtgggactatgatttgtttttccaacaggacaatgacccaacacacctccaggctatgtaagggctatttgaccaagaaggagagtcatggagtgctgcatcagatgacctggcctccacaatcacctgacctcaacccaattgagatggtttgggatgagttggactgcagagtgaaggaaaagcagccaaaaagtgctcagcatattccTTCAAGACTactggaaaaacattccaggtgaagctgaaaaaaaagggaaaaaaatagCAGCAGTTGTGGCCTTTAGCTCAGcccgaatgttgcctgtaatccatggcttctggttgggatatgtacatacagtcactgtggggacgacgtcatcaatgcacttgtTTACGAAGCCGTGATttcctgccatggccagcgaagagcccggatctcaatcccattgagtttctttttttgctgagtttagattaaGTCTCTCTtcgtaaatagtatggtctacagcttatcgtgAGGTATTCTAGCTCgggcaccagctgttgttaacaaagagaaaCGCACCCCTCACTTCAGCTTACCTGGGGCTTCCGTTTGATCCTGCAGATGCATAGAAAAACCAGCTAGacatattatccatgtccttgttcaaccaCGAcggagaaacataggatattacagttcttctggtcccgttgataggatagtctcgaacggagccaTCTAGTTTGTTTTCCAGTGATTCgccaatagaacagagggtaAAGGCGGACTATTTATTTGTCAGGGTGCTCGCATGTCGGCCTCCCTTATGCCGTCTCTTTCCCGAGTCCCTGGGATTAGGGCCTGATCCAAGGCGAGCAGTATGCCCTGTTCCACAGATTCGTTGAAGTAGAAGCTGTTTTCGGGAATAGTAAACTATGATcagcacaaaaaaacaaaacagcagAACTGGTCATGAGCCTGTAGAACAGGCCTGTAGCCTGTATCCATCGCAGCGCAATTCTAATCAGGTATTTGcttggggctctggtcaaatgtagtgcactacatagagaatagggtgccattttggatgccgATCACGTCTTAACTCAAGAGAACTCAGTCCTCCTCACTCACCCTTCACGCTGTCATAGCTGGGGTTGTAGAAACAGAAGTTATCGGTCAACTCTCTGCGCACCACCAGTTCTTCTGTGAAGGAGGAAACGGACTCGCCGGCACTCTTCCCACAGCACTTTACCTGCAGCACCACACGCTGGGCAGACAAGTGACCTGGAGATAGgtagggatggaggtagggatggagagagggtagaaaggggagaaggaaggggatggagggatagagagcaggaggaagagaaggagggacagTCAGTGGAGTCCACCTTGAGCTTCAGAAATAAGTTTGAAAAACATTTGCATACAAATAACACTGGATATTTCTTTAGGTGGGAGTGGGGCTTCACACCGGGTGGGTGCTAGGTGTATAAGGTCATAAGAGGTGTGTTTGTAGGCTGGTATCAGGTGAACACTGTGTTTTGAGTTGGCATGTTGAATTTAATTCAACATTTAGAAAGGGGAGAGCTGACACAGGTGTGTATTGCAGGCTCATAGTGGGTGTGTGATTATAGGCTGAAATGACACTATAGTTTGTATTGGCACAAATTCCAGTAAGCGGCTTCCCCAACTGACCGAAGCGGATCCACGGCGAGAGCTGACTAACGGCAGAAGAATTGGGGTTGTTCCTCTGAGTGGCAAAGTTCTTGAGGCGCAGGTCGATGAAAGATTCCAACATGGCTATGCCTGCTGCAGTGCCAGACTTGGCCCAATCCACCTCCTCCACCGTCCTGTCCACCTCCAGAGAGGACAATGCCTCTGCCCAGTCTACTGGCTGGAAGGAGAGAAGAGCTTCATTTATTTAAGGTTGTGAAAAGTTTAATATATATGGAGTGGCCTATACCAACAGAGGAGGAAAGACGATGGGAAAGATATGAGGAAGAACTTAGGTCTTCTCTAAAAACAACATCAAACTTACTTCCACTTTGGTGTTTGCAGGTCTGGAGGGACttgataggtgtaagcaatacAACAGAAGCTCCATTGGAAGGCTTTGCAAAGTAATCACCttattgcttacacctatcctGTGCATTCTGCTAATACGGTGGAAGGGAGACGGTGGGGGCTTTGGGTTGTTTTCTGATTAGGCAAGAATTTAACCAACCCAGAGACCAACTCATTAACCAACCCAGAGACCAACTCATTAACCAACCCAGAGACCAACTCATTAACCACCCCAGAGACCAACTCATTAACCAACCCAGAGACCAACTCATTAACCAACCCAGAGACCAACTCATTAACCAACCCAGAGACCAACTCATTAACCAACCCAGAGACCAACTCATTAACCAACCCAGTTTAGTGGATTGTGTCAATACAAATACCATTAAGGAATCCCTCATCTTAATGAGGTCCACCTTCTATAAGCAACCTCTTACGTTGGCGGTTTggagagcagtgtgtgggtgtttgtccACTAAAGGCATCTCTGTGAGGAACTCCTTCAGAAGCTTGGTGATCTTGTTACGGATCGTCCTGGCAGAATACTCCAGCTTGTCTGATGCCACCCAGCAGGGCACCACGTTATGGGCATCGACCTGCGGTAGTGACGGGAAGACGTGGTAGTTGACAGACTGGAAATCCTTTGTTACCATAGCCTGAGAAATTGAAGGAAGAAAGCTATCCAGGAATTCAATAGGTGTTCAGTGTTGGTATAACAGAGTGAGTTCCATCCCTGTCTACCCGACACGGGACACAAACCTTCTAACACAAATCTTTTGCACAATGATACTCAAGAAGCTCCGGCCCCCAATAACACTGACCCAGAAAAATAAATGCATCTGGGTGCGACTTTCATCTGACTTTTACCCCATAATGTTAAATCAAGCCACAACACACCGTCTGTGCATTTTTGTGATACATTTgacaaaaatgtttgcaaattgccatgcaaaatatcagaattgctGCAGCAAAATAAAGCACTTTTGCGCGCAACTATCACATAAAAAAACGCTAAGTAATCCTGAAGGGACTGATCTGCAAACTTGTATGAAGGGGATATCACACAATAAACGCAACACGGAACcgaaaccggctgcgcgcgtgcgccatcgtgcataaatgtatttgtcctcttagaccaaacgcgatcacgacacacaggttaaaatatcaaaaccaactctgaaccaatgacattaatttggggacaggtcgaaaagcattaaacatgtatggcaatttagctagttaacttgcacttgctagttaatttgtcctttttagctagcttgctgttgctagctaatttgtcctgggatataaacattgagttgctattttacctgaaatgcacaaggtcctctactccgccaattaatccacacataaaacggtcaaccaaattgtttctagtcatctctcctccttccaggctttttcctctttgaatttatatggtgatCCATCTACACTTttatagtattaccacgacaaccggtaaaacagttcgtctttcaatcacccacgtgggtataaccaatgaggagatggcacgtgggtacctgcttctataaaccaatgaggggatgggagaggcaggtcttgcagcgcgatctgcgtcagaaataggaacgacttctattttagcccttggcaacgccgACGCTCGTTGgcacgcgcgagcagtgtgggtgcaataattgaataacatggatttctacatttattttgcgatgcacgcgacgtgtccggtctggtcagcatctAAGTATTCCTGAAGGGACTGATCTTCATACTTGTATGAAGGGGATATCACACAAAAAATGCTAAGTAATCCTGAAGGGACTGATCTTCACACTTGTATGAAGGAGATATCACACAAAAAATGCTAAGTATTCCTGAAGGGACTGATCTTCATACTTGTATGAAGGAGATATCACACAAAAAACGCTAAGTAATCCTGAAGGGACTAATCTTCATACTTGTATGAAGGGGATATCACACAGAAAATGCTAAGTATTCCTGAAGGGACTGATCTTCATACTTGTATGAAGTGGATATCACACAAAAAATGCTAAGTATTCCTGAAGGGACTGATCTTCATACTTGTATGAAGGGGATATCCGACGGAAGCCCCTTTTTGACCTCCTCCACCCACTGCAGCGGTGTCCTTAGAGGGGAGAAGTCGGTCACTACTGCCCCAAAACTCCAGTCCGCCACAAACCCTGGCAGCAATTCTCCAGCGGAGCCCTGGAGCAGGTGGAACTGAATATCCAGGGCACTGCAGTCCTGTGAAAGGGGGGACAGATAAGTGCATGGGACAAGAAGGAAGCAGGTATAGAGGAGAATCTCAATTGGAATATCTCGATTCCTTTCGCCCCCTAGCATCCACTCGAGTAGGAGGAGGAAACGTGGAAAGAAATGCACTTGTAAGAAATGAGTCGGTCCTCCTCTATCACTCCATCAGGCAAATTACATTTACAGAGGTGGAATCTCAAAATACTTATGTTtaaagtggtaaaaaaaaaaaaaattgttgccAGTTATGCtagacattttatagataaaaaGATAAGTGGCGTATAGTTTTTAAATGTGTGCATGCTTTTCTCATCCGAGAAAATAACAGCTGCTCTTTGAGGGCGCATTTCAAAACTCTTCCGGGGTAGGACACACCTGAGCATCCTACACCAGAGGCAGCAACCAAGGAGAGGAGCAAACTCCTCCCTTCACCCATTAACAAACTGACACTCTCCTACATACGGCAGCCACGTATAGGTTTCCAAGTCacggaagagaggaggacagagttgAAGAGAGGACAGACTTTTTGCCAATTGAGAATCTCCCTCGGGTGACTGATTGGGCCATAAACAAGTGTAAGAATTGAGGGGAGCCGGGCCGGATGTCAAGATGACGACCCAGATGTCATATCCTCACATATATTTGTTTACAATCATAACATGAGTAACCTGCTTAATTGCTAAGTTAAAAAGGTCTGAAATATCAAAGTCCACTTGCATTAGGATCACACAGGACACATAATCCTCAAAGGCCTCGAACTCAAGACGCAGCGCATAACAATCGTAGGGGGGGAATGTAGGAGTGCGGACACGAGGCCGGATACCAAGACAAAAACTGCACTCTAGAAAAGACAAGCACTCGACCTTGGcttaatttatttttaattagCTGTGAATCAACAAACAGATTCGCATACAGATTCTTCAGGTTTGTGTTTGTTGATTCACTGAAAATGTAAAAATCAACAGAATTTAAGTCAAGGTTGGTCACCTGTCTTTTCTAGTGTGTggtttttacatttgttttaggATACTAGTTGTTTTGGCACTGGTTGGGCCATCTCCATCTCAAAGTCTCCCAGCAGCTGTTATTTTCTCAATTGGGaaagctatttgagccagtaccTAGATGCAGGTTGTCTTTTTTTCCATCATGAATCTTGGAAGGAAGCTCTGCTCCAAAATCATAAAATCTGATtgcaaacctaaccttaaccacactgataaCCCTAATGCCCAACCTTAAAATTAAGACTAAAAATtatgtttgttttcatgaatttctACAATATAGTCAATATTGACTTTACATCTGGTCTatctaaagggggggggggaataaaataaaaatttacTTAGTTCTGCCTCCAGGGAAAGACTCATGGCAATAGAAGTCAACCTACTCCCTAGATAGAAAGAACAGGGAAGAGAACAAACAAGTCATTTTCACCCCAGACAACAATGGAGGGTTTCTCTACCTTTGCAACTTCCTCCAGTCCCCTCAGCATGAAGCCAAAATGTCGGATGGTGGCCAACTCTGAGTTTTGTGGTACCACCAAACAGAAACAGATATGCAGGGGCAGCTTCTCTTCGAGGGCAAGCTGCTGGGCATAGATCAATGCCCAGTTATCTACAGAAAGAGTCAACGAGAGAAGCAAACATTCTGTTACTGGTGAATATGGCTGCAAATACTGAAAAGAATCCACAAAAAAAATTCCCACTACAATGTCAACCCAAACTATGCTGGCTTGAATAGTTTATTTTCCCATTGTCATTTCGAGCATGGTGGATGCATAACCAGGCCAAAACACAGATCAGCAGTGTGAAAAGGCTACATTCAATGTACTTTCTAttgaacattcttatttacaatgacggcctattccGGCTAAACCGGgatgacgctgagccaattgtgcaccgctatgggactcccaatggaCTGTAGTGGtgactcttgcactgagatgcagtgtcttagaccactgcgccacttgggagcccactgtatatccactgttATTGGTAGTGGATATACTGGAGATTCTCACCTTGGACCCTGTGATCCCGGTTCATCCAGTAGACTACTCCCTCTGAACCTTGCTTTATCTTCTGGGTTTGGGACAGAAAACGGAGGCGCTGCTTGTTGAATTTCAAGTCCTTCTTCTCCTTCCGTTGCTCTGCCACCAGATCCTGCAGCCAgccctctactctctcccttttcccctcttttACAGCCTGCAGCTTCTGCCGTTTGGTGTTGTCCATTTTGACAAATGTTGCCTTGCGTTTTTCTGCTGGCATGGTGGTTCGATTATTAATGCTGCTTGGGCCTACTAATTTGGTAAAGGAGCAGTGTCTTTGGCTCTTGAGTGTCACAAACTTCCAAATGTGCTTGGATGCTGGAATGAGCAACAAACTGGATAGAGGGAAGCATTGGAGGATAATTACTAAAGAAATATCACTTTTTCATCTTCAATACATTTTCTAATAATGCAAGCAACCATGGCAAAACAGGATGTTATCATGCAGACCAAGACACCATTTGATGTAAGCCAGGAAATAATTAAATGACAATCGCACTGAAATGTTTGGCAAGAAATGCCTTACCTGCGATGCATACAGATTATTGTAAACGTGTATCGCGGTCCTTTTCAGAGTTAAACTGAGGCTTCTTGATATGTATTTATTCAAACAACAGCAGATACGTACACATCTACACGCGTCTCGTGTTCTTTTTGTTTTGTAAGAGCAGAtcttttttttggagggggggggggggggtactatgaCAACTACACATCCCAAAATGCCATTCGTGTCTCTAGTTTTTGcagtcgtcactagttaccacagccacaaagtcacaaAGCTCCCCATGTCTACAATTgatcttcttaaaatctgattttaaacctaaccacactgctaaccttatacaTAACCCTAAATTAAGACCAAATAGCACCTTTTTTAACCAAATAGCACATTTTGTCTTTGTGGCTGTTGTATCTAGTGACAACCGTTTAGACGGGGAGGATATTTGACGTCGCTAGATAGCTAGGCTGGCTAGCTAAACGTGCTAATTTTTCTGAATTTTATCCAGAATATTTTCCTGTGTGTAGCTACAGATTTCCACAGTATGAGCAACGTTGGTTTTTCGGCTACACGGGGGATCAGCTCGGGCGGACCTGATAAGGTCGACATGTCTTTAGGTAAGGCCGCTCGCGACACGGTTGATGTGGGTGGGTCACCGGCTGCTCGAACTTGGTTgttgtagctagcttgctaaatgttCGCATATGAGGGATTATAATATGCATCGTTATATAGCTAATTACATGCATTTATTTGAGATACATTACACTGTATATTTAAAACGACTTACATACTACTCTGGGCAACTTTGTTTGCTAACCGCTAGTTAGCTGCGTTCATTCAATGCGACCAAGCCAATTAGCCACTACTACTCAGTTAACgaactgctagctaacgttaattgtTATGCAGGTCTATTGGCCCATCCAAATGTCTGCGAGAATGATTAATGTAGTTAGTTAACTAGAATGTACAAATTTAGCCGATTTCCAAGATCCAGACAAACTTTAATTCATAAGCATGGCATACATAACGTTAGATTGACTGAAATAGCTCACTGACAAGTAAACGTATTGTTTTGTTCATCTGACTGCCCTAGATGATATAATTCGTTTGAACAAGAAAGAGCAACAAGCAAGGAGGCCTGGCCCGGGGAACCGCAGGCCACTACAGAAGGGGAAGGTCTTTGTCCAAGGGAAGCCAGTTGGAGCGAGGGCCAGGGGACAGACTCAAAGACGTGTGTACAGTAGTTTTGTTTGTGGTGCTCATCACTGCAACTAGTTCTCTATTGTTGACCATAAActaggtggttcgagccctgaatgctgatttggctgacagccgtggtatctCAGATCATATACCACGagtatgacaaaatatttatttttacttctcTAATTACTAAGGGCTGCATCCAGGCACTCTGCTTTGCGTCATGTGTAAGAACCCTTAGCCAcattggctatataccacacccccttgggtggcaggtagcctagtggttagagcgttgggcccgAGCCCGCCAGAACACGTTTCTCTTCCGCAGGGGCCTCAAGGTACACTC
Coding sequences:
- the cpdp gene encoding CPD photolyase isoform X2; this translates as MPAEKRKATFVKMDNTKRQKLQAVKEGKRERVEGWLQDLVAEQRKEKKDLKFNKQRLRFLSQTQKIKQGSEGVVYWMNRDHRVQDNWALIYAQQLALEEKLPLHICFCLVVPQNSELATIRHFGFMLRGLEEVAKDCSALDIQFHLLQGSAGELLPGFVADWSFGAVVTDFSPLRTPLQWVEEVKKGLPSDIPFIQVDAHNVVPCWVASDKLEYSARTIRNKITKLLKEFLTEMPLVDKHPHTALQTANPVDWAEALSSLEVDRTVEEVDWAKSGTAAGIAMLESFIDLRLKNFATQRNNPNSSAVSQLSPWIRFGHLSAQRVVLQVKCCGKSAGESVSSFTEELVVRRELTDNFCFYNPSYDSVKGANDWAQKTLKDHAKDPRPYVYTREQLEKAQTHDKLWNAAQYQMVIEGKMHGFLRMYWAKKILEWTSSPEGALSIAIYLNDRYELDGQDPNGFVGCMWSICGVHDQGWAERPIFGKIRYMNYKGCTRKFDVAQFERKYCPKDL
- the cpdp gene encoding CPD photolyase isoform X1; translation: MHRSLLLIPASKHIWKFVTLKSQRHCSFTKLVGPSSINNRTTMPAEKRKATFVKMDNTKRQKLQAVKEGKRERVEGWLQDLVAEQRKEKKDLKFNKQRLRFLSQTQKIKQGSEGVVYWMNRDHRVQDNWALIYAQQLALEEKLPLHICFCLVVPQNSELATIRHFGFMLRGLEEVAKDCSALDIQFHLLQGSAGELLPGFVADWSFGAVVTDFSPLRTPLQWVEEVKKGLPSDIPFIQVDAHNVVPCWVASDKLEYSARTIRNKITKLLKEFLTEMPLVDKHPHTALQTANPVDWAEALSSLEVDRTVEEVDWAKSGTAAGIAMLESFIDLRLKNFATQRNNPNSSAVSQLSPWIRFGHLSAQRVVLQVKCCGKSAGESVSSFTEELVVRRELTDNFCFYNPSYDSVKGANDWAQKTLKDHAKDPRPYVYTREQLEKAQTHDKLWNAAQYQMVIEGKMHGFLRMYWAKKILEWTSSPEGALSIAIYLNDRYELDGQDPNGFVGCMWSICGVHDQGWAERPIFGKIRYMNYKGCTRKFDVAQFERKYCPKDL